In one Mercenaria mercenaria strain notata unplaced genomic scaffold, MADL_Memer_1 contig_2958, whole genome shotgun sequence genomic region, the following are encoded:
- the LOC123557174 gene encoding heat shock 70 kDa protein 12A-like isoform X2, whose translation MVTARPEHLRYSVVPRWLQLDLNILAPTSILFSPDKRFHSFGYEAEDKYSDLAEEDMHSDWYFFRRFKMILHQNKVLSRKTLLLEVNRKPLSALTVFSEAIKYLKKNLTETIFKRVTGFEESDIYWVLTVPAIWTDAAKQFMRESALQAGINGKRLELVLEPEAASAFCKCLPVERLNDGQSMTFDCFLPGTCYIVLDLGGGTVDITVHSVQEDGSLSEIAKASGGAWGSTQVDDAYLGCLAEMFGTKVIETFKKEHTGDFLDMMRDFEVKKRAISEEKEGNIVLRIPAAFAETYKSLNSSPISKHIFKGRFAEITQLKRDKLNINVDVFKQFFASSISNTIEHVKRILAENECSNISTILLVGCFAESEIVQQRIREAFPNKRVIVPSESGLSVLKGAVLLGHFPRIMKSRISKYTYGTEVINRFETGQPKNTKYSKMKNSDVVIYLKNLYELERQYP comes from the exons ATGGTTACAGCTCGACCTGAACATCTTCGGTATTCGGTGGTTCCCCGATGGTTACAGCTCGACCTGAACATTCTT GCACCGACGTCAATATTGTTTAGTCCCGACAAACGATTCCATTCATTTGGATATGAAGCAGAAGATAAATACTCGGATTTGGCGGAAGAAGACATGCATTCTGACTGGTACTTCTTTCGGAGGTTTAAGATGATACTTCATCAAAATAAG GTATTGTCAAGAAAAACGCTTCTGCTGGAAGTAAACAGGAAACCACTATCAGCTCTTACAGTGTTTTCGGAAGCCATAAAATACTTAAAGAAGAATCTGACCGAGACAATATTTAAGAGGGTGACAGGCTTTGAAGAAAGTGACATTTACTGGGTCCTGACTGTTCCAGCAATATGGACAGACGCAGCGAAACAGTTCATGCGTGAGTCTGCCCTTCAG GCTGGTATAAATGGAAAGCGCCTTGAACTAGTTCTCGAGCCAGAGGCGGCATCGGCTTTCTGTAAATGTCTCCCGGTAGAACGTCTCAACGATGGCCAGTCAATGACTTTTGACTGCTTTCTTCCGGGAACTTGTTACATCGTTCTTGATTTAGGAG GTGGAACAGTTGACATCACAGTTCACTCTGTTCAAGAAGATGGCAGTCTTTCTGAAATTGCAAAGGCCAGCGGTGGTGCTTGGGGCAGTACACAAGTTGATGATGCTTATCTTGGATGTTTGGCAGAGATGTTTGGAACCAAAGTTATTGAAACATTTAAGAAAGAGCATACTGGAGATTTTTTAGACATGATGAGAGACTTTGAAGTAAAGAAGAGGGCAATATCTGAGGAGAAAGAAGGCAACATAGTACTCAGGATTCCAGCAGCGTTTGCAGAAACATACAAGAGCTTGAACAGTAGTCCTATTTCGAAGCACATCTTTAAGGGACGCTTTGCTGAAATAACCCAGCTCAAGAGGGATAAGCTCAAcataaatgttgatgtatttaaACAGTTTTTCGCAAGTTCAATATCAAACACCATTGAACATGTCAAAAGAATCTTAGCCGAGAATGAGTGCAGTAACATCAGTACAATTTTGCTTGTAGGTTGCTTTGCAGAATCTGAGATAGTACAACAAAGAATTCGTGAAGCGTTTCCAAATAAGAGAGTGATCGTTCCTAGCGAGTCCGGATTATCGGTCCTCAAAGGAGCAGTTCTTCTTGGTCATTTCCCAAGAATAATGAAGAGCAGGATCAGTAAATATACCTACGGGACCGAAGTGATAAATAGATTTGAAACAGGGCAGCCAAAAAATACAAAGTATTCGAAAATGAAGAATTCAGATGtcgttatatatttaaaaaatttgtacGAGCTGGAGAGGCAGTACCCGTAG
- the LOC123557174 gene encoding heat shock 70 kDa protein 12A-like isoform X1, protein MASSKIVVAAIDFGTTFSGYAFSFAHDYENDPLKIQTNHWIGGGHLSLKAPTSILFSPDKRFHSFGYEAEDKYSDLAEEDMHSDWYFFRRFKMILHQNKVLSRKTLLLEVNRKPLSALTVFSEAIKYLKKNLTETIFKRVTGFEESDIYWVLTVPAIWTDAAKQFMRESALQAGINGKRLELVLEPEAASAFCKCLPVERLNDGQSMTFDCFLPGTCYIVLDLGGGTVDITVHSVQEDGSLSEIAKASGGAWGSTQVDDAYLGCLAEMFGTKVIETFKKEHTGDFLDMMRDFEVKKRAISEEKEGNIVLRIPAAFAETYKSLNSSPISKHIFKGRFAEITQLKRDKLNINVDVFKQFFASSISNTIEHVKRILAENECSNISTILLVGCFAESEIVQQRIREAFPNKRVIVPSESGLSVLKGAVLLGHFPRIMKSRISKYTYGTEVINRFETGQPKNTKYSKMKNSDVVIYLKNLYELERQYP, encoded by the exons ATGGCGTCGTCAAAGATTGTTGTTGCTGCCATTGACTTTGGTACAACGTTTTCAGGATATGCATTTTCCTTCGCTCATGATTATGAAAATGATCCATTGAAGATTCAGACAAATCACTGGATCGGCGGAGGTCATTTGTCACTCAAG GCACCGACGTCAATATTGTTTAGTCCCGACAAACGATTCCATTCATTTGGATATGAAGCAGAAGATAAATACTCGGATTTGGCGGAAGAAGACATGCATTCTGACTGGTACTTCTTTCGGAGGTTTAAGATGATACTTCATCAAAATAAG GTATTGTCAAGAAAAACGCTTCTGCTGGAAGTAAACAGGAAACCACTATCAGCTCTTACAGTGTTTTCGGAAGCCATAAAATACTTAAAGAAGAATCTGACCGAGACAATATTTAAGAGGGTGACAGGCTTTGAAGAAAGTGACATTTACTGGGTCCTGACTGTTCCAGCAATATGGACAGACGCAGCGAAACAGTTCATGCGTGAGTCTGCCCTTCAG GCTGGTATAAATGGAAAGCGCCTTGAACTAGTTCTCGAGCCAGAGGCGGCATCGGCTTTCTGTAAATGTCTCCCGGTAGAACGTCTCAACGATGGCCAGTCAATGACTTTTGACTGCTTTCTTCCGGGAACTTGTTACATCGTTCTTGATTTAGGAG GTGGAACAGTTGACATCACAGTTCACTCTGTTCAAGAAGATGGCAGTCTTTCTGAAATTGCAAAGGCCAGCGGTGGTGCTTGGGGCAGTACACAAGTTGATGATGCTTATCTTGGATGTTTGGCAGAGATGTTTGGAACCAAAGTTATTGAAACATTTAAGAAAGAGCATACTGGAGATTTTTTAGACATGATGAGAGACTTTGAAGTAAAGAAGAGGGCAATATCTGAGGAGAAAGAAGGCAACATAGTACTCAGGATTCCAGCAGCGTTTGCAGAAACATACAAGAGCTTGAACAGTAGTCCTATTTCGAAGCACATCTTTAAGGGACGCTTTGCTGAAATAACCCAGCTCAAGAGGGATAAGCTCAAcataaatgttgatgtatttaaACAGTTTTTCGCAAGTTCAATATCAAACACCATTGAACATGTCAAAAGAATCTTAGCCGAGAATGAGTGCAGTAACATCAGTACAATTTTGCTTGTAGGTTGCTTTGCAGAATCTGAGATAGTACAACAAAGAATTCGTGAAGCGTTTCCAAATAAGAGAGTGATCGTTCCTAGCGAGTCCGGATTATCGGTCCTCAAAGGAGCAGTTCTTCTTGGTCATTTCCCAAGAATAATGAAGAGCAGGATCAGTAAATATACCTACGGGACCGAAGTGATAAATAGATTTGAAACAGGGCAGCCAAAAAATACAAAGTATTCGAAAATGAAGAATTCAGATGtcgttatatatttaaaaaatttgtacGAGCTGGAGAGGCAGTACCCGTAG